CAGCAGATCGTTGCCGATCGCCTGTGTCTTAAGCTTTCGATTGTTCGTCAGATTGAAGAAGGTAATGTGTCAGCTAATCTGGCGCCGACTTTTTTACGCGGTTATATCCGTTCTTATGCGAAGCTGGTTCATGTGCCGGAAGACGAATTGTTACCCATACTGGACAAGCATGTGGTTCCCAAAGCCTACAACGTTGCGCCTATGCAGAGCTTTTCCCTGGGGAAAAGCCGCAAGAAACGCGATGGCTGGTTAATGACTTTCACCTGGCTGGTGGTCATCATCGTTCTGGGGTTAACCGGCGCATGGTGGTGGCAAAATCATCAGGCGCAGCAGCAGGAAATCAACAGCATGGTCGATCATGCCACCTCGATGCAGGCTTCGAGCGAGGGGCAAGAGGTGCCGTTGATGGATAATACGGAATCGGCGGATCCGGCCCCTGCCGACGTTGCGCCTGCCGCGCCGACGGATGTGCCGTTGAACACGGAAAATTCAGCGCCTGAACTTGCTGCATCCGCGCCTTCTTCGTCCGCAGCGCCTGCGGCATCCGCACCCTCCACGCCCGCACCCTCCATACCCGCACAGCCGGCGACGGGCGATATGAGCCAGAGCGCGATGGTGCCGGCTACCCCTGCCGAGCAGTCTCCGATTGCCGAATCGCAAGCGCTGGTGATGCGCTTTAATGCCGATTGCTGGCTGGAAGTGACGGATGCCAGCGGCAAAAAACTGTTCAGCGGGCTGCAACATAACGGCGGCTCTCTGAATTTGAGCGGTCAGGCTCCTTACAGTCTGAAAATTGGCGCGCCTGCCGCGGTACAGATTCAATTTCAAGGTAAGCCGGTTGATTTAAGCCGGTTTGTAAGAAGCAATCAGGTTGCACGTCTGACGTTGGCGGCGGAATAACCCAATCGCTACCTGTGATGTTGCAATTTTGGAGAAGAAGTAATGCATAACGCAGCACCCATCACCCGTCGGAAATCAAAACGGATTTACGTCGGTAAGGTGCCTGTTGGTGATGGCGCGCCGATTGCGGTGCAGTCCATGACCAATACCCGGACCACTGATGTTGAAGCGACGGTTAATCAAATCAAATCACTGGAACGCGTCGGTGTTGATATTGTGCGTGTTTCCGTTCCAACCATGGATGCGGCGGAAGCGTTCAAGCTTATTAAACAGCAGGTCGATGTTCCGCTGGTGGCCGATATCCATTTTGACTACCGCATTGCGTTGAAAGTGGCGGAATACGGCGTCGATTGTCTGCGTATCAACCCAGGTAACATCGGGAATGAAGAACGCATCCGCGCCGTTGTCGATTGCGCGCGTGATAAAAATATTCCGATACGAATCGGCGTTAACGGCGGGTCGTTGGAAAAGGACTTGCAGGAAAAGTATGGCGAGCCAACGCCGGAGGCGCTGCTGGAGTCCGCCATGCGCCATGTCGATATTCTCGACCGTCTCAATTTCGATCAGTTTAAGGTCAGCGTAAAAGCATCCGATGTTTTTCTGGCCGTGCAGTCTTACCGGCTGTTGGCCGCGCGTATCGATCAGCCGTTGCATCTGGGGATTACCGAAGCCGGCGGCGCGCGCAGCGGGGCGGTTAAATCGGCTATTGGCCTTGGTATGCTGTTGTCCGAAGGGATCGGCGATACCCTGCGTATTTCTCTTGCCGCCAATCCGATAGAAGAAGTGAAAGTCGGCTTTGATATTCTGAAGTCGTTGCGTATTCGCTCGCGCGGCATCAATTTTATCGCTTGTCCGACTTGCTCACGGCAGGAGTTTGATGTCATCGGCACCGTGAATGCGTTGGAACAGCGTCTGGAAGACATTATCACGCCAATGGATGTATCGATTATTGGCTGCGTGGTTAACGGACCGGGCGAGGCATTGGTTTCCACTATCGGCGTGACCGGCGGACACAATAAGAGCGGTTTTTATGAAGATGGCGTTCGTCAGCGTGAACGTTTCGATAATGAGCAGATGATCGACCAACTGGAAGCCAAAATTCGTGCTAAGGCTTCCATGATGGATGAAAGCCAACGCATTACGGTAAATCTGATTGATAAATAACCGTACCGGCGCTGGCCTGGAGCCGACATCCGCAGAAAGACGATTCTTGAACCCGATGGGGAGCCTTCGCATTGAAGATGCAGTGCCAATCCCCCTATAATCGGGTTTATTTTTTGAAAAATGCATAGAGAACAGACGTGGCAAAAAATATTCAAGCCATCCGCGGTATGAACGATTACCTGCCAGCCGATACGGCGTTGTGGCAGCGTATTGAAAACAGCCTGAAACAGGTGCTTAGCAGTTACGGCTACAGTGAAATCCGTACCCCTATCGTTGAGCAGACCTCATTGTTTAAACGCGCCATCGGTGAAGTGACCGATGTGGTCGAAAAAGAGATGTATACCTTTGAAGACCGCAACGGCGACAGCCTGACGCTGCGCCCTGAGAATACGGCGAGTTGTGTTCGCGCCGGTATTGAACACGGCATTCTCTACAACCAGGAACAGCGTCTGTGGTATTGCGGGCCGATGTTTCGCCATGAACGTCCGCAGAAGGGGCGCTATCGCCAGTTTCATCAAATGGGCTGTGAAGTCTTTGGCTTGCAGGGGCCGGATATTGACGCCGAGCTGATCCTGCTAACGGCTCGCTGGTGGCGGGTGCTGGGTATTTCGCAGCATGTTAACCTGGAACTGAATTCGATTGGTTCGCTGGAAGCGCGCGCCATCTATCGTGAAGCATTGATTGCGTTCCTTGAGCAACATAAAGATCAGCTTGATGAAGATTGTCGGCGTCGCATGTATACCAATCCGCTGCGGGTGCTGGACTCTAAAAACGCCCAGGTGCAGACGCTGCTGAATGACGCGCCGGTTCTGACCGATTATCTTGACGATGAGTCTCGCATCCACTTTGAATCATTGTGTGAACTTTTAACGCAGGCAGGTATCCCATATACCGTTAATCCGCGTTTGGTTCGCGGCTTGGATTATTACAACCGCACCGTTTTTGAGTGGGTGACCAACAGTTTGGGCGCGCAGGGTACGGTCTGCGCCGGCGGCCGTTATGACGGTATGGTTGAACAACTGGGCGGACATGCTACGCCGTCCGTGGGGTTTGCGATGGGCCTGGAGCGTTTGGTTCTGCTGGTGCAGTCCATCAATCCGGAGTTTAAAGCACTTCCCGTGGTTGACGTTTATCTGATTTCGTCGGGAGACGGCACGCAGATTGCCGCAATGAAGCTGGCTGAGACATTACGTGATGCGTTGCCGCAATTGAAACTGATGACCAACTATGGCGGCGGCAATTTTAAAAAGCAATTTGCCCGGGCCGATAAATGGGGCGCGCGCATCGCGCTGGTACTCGGTGAAAACGAAGTCGCCGCAGGTCAGGTGGTGATAAAAAACCTGAGTAATGGCGAACAGGATACATTGGCACAGGCTGACGTTGCGGCACGACTAGCAACGTTACTGGATTGAGGAGAGAGACACCGTGGAAGTCTATAGCACAGAGAATGAGCAGGTTGATGCGTTACGTCGCTTCTTCATAGAAAATGGAAAAGCGTTGGCTGTGGGTGTTGTGCTTGGTGTCGGCGCGCTGATCGGTTGGCGTTTCTGGCTGAATCACCAGAGCAACAGCGCGATGCAGTCATCTGCGTTATATCAGCAAATCAGCGATCGCCTGGCGGAAGGTAAAACTGAAGACGTCGCATCGGCGGAGAAATTTTCCGCTGAGAATAAAAATAGCTATGGTGTGCTGGCATCGCTGGAGCTGGCCCGTCACTATGTGGATCAAAAGGATTTTGCCAAAGCGGAACAACAGCTGGTGCAGGCTCAATCCCAAACCAAAGATGCCGATCTGCTCTCTCTGGTGAACTTACGTTTGGCGCGAGTTCAACTGCAGGAGAACAAAGTGGATGACGCGCTGAAGACGCTGGATGCCATCAAGCTAGATGGTTGGGTGGCTCTGGCCGCGGAAGTTCGTGGCGACGCTCTGGTTAGCAAAGGGGATAACCAGGCTGCGCGTGAGGCTTATAACAAAGGTCTGGACGCTAATCCACCGCAGGCGCTGCAAGCATTCCTGCGTATGAAACTGAACAACCTGTCCAGCTAAGAGGAATTCCATGCAATTGCGTAAAACACTTCTGGTAGGACTGGTTTCTGTTGCCCTGCTGAGCGGATGTTCGCTGTTTAACAGCGAGGAAGATGTCGTCACCATGTCTCCACTGCCGACGGTGGAAAATCAGTTCACGCCGACCAAGGTGTGGAGCCGTTCCGTAGGTAGCGGCGTTGGCTCATTTTACTCTAATCTGCAGCCGGCCTGGCAGGATAACCGCGTATTTGCCGCCGATCGCAAAGGAACAGTAAAAGCGCTGGATCTCAACAACGGTACGGAAATTTGGCATACAGACCTGTCTGAAAAAGCCGGATTTTTCTCGCGGACGCCTGCTTTATTGTCCGGCGGCGTAGCGGTAGCCGGAAATCATATTTATATCGGCAGTGAAAAAGCCCGTGTGTTTGCGCTGAACGCTGAAGATGGTACGCCGGTATGGCAGACCAACGTGGCTGGTGAGGTGCTTTCACGTCCGGTGAGCAGCGACGGTGTGGTGCTGATTCATACCAGCAACGGCATGTTGCAGGCGTTGGATGAAACCGACGGCGCAATTAAATGGACGGTTAACCTGGATATGCCGACGCTGTCGCTGCGCGGCGAATCTGCGCCGGTCACTGCATACGGCGCGGCTATCGTCGGCGGCGACAATGGGCGTGTCAATGCCGTGCTGATTAATCAAGGGCAGTTAATCTGGCAACAGCGTATTTCGCAGCCGAGCGGGGCGACGGAAATCGATCGCCTGAACGATGTTGATACCACGCCGGTTGTCGCGGGCGAGCTGGTTTATGCCCTGGGCTATAACGGCAACATGACCGCGCTGGATCTTCGTTCCGGTCAGATCCTGTGGAAACGGGAACTGGGTTCGGTGCACGATTTCATCGTTGATGGCGATCGTATCTATCTGGTTGATCAGAATGACCGTGTCGTGGCATTGAATACCAATGGCGGTGTGAACCTGTGGCGCCAGAGCGATCTGCTGCACCGTAACCTGACGGCGCCGGTGCTGTATAATGGTTATCTGGTGGTGGGTGACGCTGAAGGGTATTTGCACTGGTTGAATACGGCGGATGGTCGTTTTGTTGCTCAGCAGAAAGTGGATAGCTCCGGTTTTCTGAGCAAGCCGGTGATTGCCAGCGATAAGCTGCTCATCCAGGCGAAAAACGGTGAAGTTTACGCATTTACCCGTTAGTTAAAAGCAGAACGTTTGGATCGCCTGCCGTTTGGCAGATTCTGATCCCCCAACGGCTCCTGACAGCATCAGGAGCCGTTTCGTCTTTTTATCGTCAGCAAGGATCTTGCTGTAACGTATTGAAACATAAGTAATGAGGTTGTAACAATGATACCTGTCGTCGCGCTGGTCGGACGTCCGAATGTGGGGAAATCCACACTGTTTAACCGTCTAACGCGTACGCGTGATGCTTTGGTGGCGGACTTCCCTGGGCTGACACGTGACCGCAAGTATGGCCGTGCGGAAGTGGAAGGCCATGAATTTATCATCATCGATACCGGCGGGATTGAAGGCACCGAAGACGGTGTGGAAACACGCATGGCCGGTCAATCTCTGGTGGCGATTGAAGAAGCCGATATCGTGTTGTTTATGGTGGATGCCCGTGCCGGGCTGATGCCTGCCGATCAGAGTATCGCCCAACATTTGCGTAGCCGGCAGAAAGCCACGTTTCTGGTGGCCAATAAAACGGATGGTATCGATCCTGATACCGTCATCGGCGATTTCTACTCCCTGGGACTGGGGGAAATTTATCCGATAGCCGCTTCTCACGGGCGCGGCGTAACGTCTTTGCTGGAAAAAGTTTTACTGCCGTTTGCCGAGGAAGATGAATCGGAGCCCGTTGAGCTGACGGAAGAAGAAGAGAATGCCGCCTACTGGGCGGAACAGCTTGCGGATGAACAAGCGGCGGATGACGCTGAAGCTGAAGAGGATGATTTCGATCCGGAGACGCTGCCGATCAAACTGGCGATTGTCGGCCGTCCCAACGTGGGTAAGTCCACACTGACCAACCGTATTCTGGGTGAAGAACGCGTGGTGGTTTACGATATGCCGGGCACCACGCGCGACAGTATTTATATCCCAATGGTGCGAGATGAACGTGAGTACGTGCTGATCGATACCGCCGGGGTGCGTAAACGCGGCAAGGTAACCGATACCGTTGAAAAGTTCTCTGTGATTAAAACGCTACAGGCGATTGAAAACGCCAACGTTGTGATGCTGGTCATTGATGCCCGGGAAGGGATCTCCGATCAGGATCTCTCTCTGTTGGGCTTTATCCTCAATAGTGGGCGCTCACTGGTGATTGTGGTCAACAAGTGGGATGGTTTGTCGCAGGAGGTGCGCGATCAGGTTAAGGAAACGCTGGATTTACGTCTCGGTTTTATCGATTTCGCCCGCGTTCATTTTATCTCCGCACTGCATGGCAGCGGCGTGGGCAACCTGTTCGAATCGGTGCTTGAAGCCTATACCTGCGCGACTCGCCGGGTGGGAACCTCCATGCTGACCCGTATCATGCAAATGGCTGCCGATGACCATCAGCCGCCGCTGGTTCGCGGCCGACGGGTGAAGCTGAAATATGCGCATGCGGGCGGTTACAATCCACCGATTGTGGTGATCCACGGTAATCAGGTGAAAGATCTGCCTGACTCTTATAAACGCTATCTGATGAACTACTATCGCCGTTCGTTACAGGTCATGGGAACGCCAATCCGCATTCAGTTCAAAGAGGGAGAAAATCCCTTCGCCGATAAACGTAATACTTTGACGCCCAATCAGTTACGCAAGCGTAAGCGTCTGATGAAGCATATTAAAAAGAGCAAATAACTCACACGAGGATGAACTCGCGCGGGGCAGGGTAGGCGGTACGCCCCGGCATTGCTGAGTCACAAGGGAACCTATGTCTTGGGAAAACTGGAGTTTTGCATTTAACGTTACGGTGCCTAACCTACTGATGCTTTTGCTCGGGGTTGGGCTGCGTAAACTGAAAATACTGAATGACGATTTTTGCGACTCGGCGATGCGCTTGGTTTTTAATGTCTCGCTACCTTGTCTGCTGTTTTTCAGCGTCGCCGCCAATCATCAGTCGATTATGGAACAGCTGCCGCTGGTGATTTATGGCGTTATCGGTACGCTGCTGACCTATTTATTGTTGGAGTTCGCGGCTGTTTATGTCGTCAAAGAGCCGACCGAGCGCGGTATTTTCGTGCAGGGCGGGTTTCGTTCCAATACCGGCATCATGGGGCTGGCATTCGCCATGAGCGCCTATGGCAACGAAGGCGTCGCTGTTGGCTCCATGTATCTGTTGGTCACCGTGATTATGTTTAATGTGCTGTCGGTTATTACGCTGACGCGCAGTTTAAAGCGGACAACTGACGGGCGCGGGATCGGCACTCTCGCGTTGCTGAAGAGTATCGTCACGAACCCATTGATTATCAGCTTGCTGGCGGGATTGTGTTATTCGAAAAGCGGTTGGCCCGTCCCCCCGGTGATTCAACAGACCGGGAGCTTCATTGCCGCGTTGTCGCTGCCGTTGGCGCTGTTGTGCGCCGGCGTCAGTCTCGACTGGCGCATGATTTTTCGTTCATCCAACGTGGCTGCGCTCTCTTCATTGGCTAAATTGCTGGTCGTGCCGGGCATTCTGACGCTGGGCGGCTGGCTGGTGGGTTTCCGAGGCGTCACGCTTGGGGTGATTTTTTTGTTTTCCGCCACGCCTACGGCCGCAGGCAGCTATGCCATGACCCGGGCTATGGGCGGTAACCCGACGCTGGCGGCCAATATTATTGGCTTAACCACCGCCGGTTCGTTCTTTGTGATCGCGCTGGGCGTCTATTTCCTACGTTCGCTTGACGTGATTTAGCTAATCGCAGGAGGAAAAGTGGAAGTCGTCTGCCCGCGCTGTCATGGTGCAATGAACTGGAAAAATGATAATCGTTTCTATTGCCCGAACTGTCAGCAGGACTATCTGCGCGAAGCGCGATGTCCTGAATGTCAGCAACCGCTGCAGGAGTTAAAAGCCTGCGGTGCCGTAGATTATTTTTGTCAGCGCGGGCACGGATTGATTTCAAAGAAACGCGTGGTATTTTCGTTGC
This window of the Brenneria goodwinii genome carries:
- the rodZ gene encoding cytoskeleton protein RodZ, coding for MNTEATQDNTASTIPGERLRQARERLGLTQQIVADRLCLKLSIVRQIEEGNVSANLAPTFLRGYIRSYAKLVHVPEDELLPILDKHVVPKAYNVAPMQSFSLGKSRKKRDGWLMTFTWLVVIIVLGLTGAWWWQNHQAQQQEINSMVDHATSMQASSEGQEVPLMDNTESADPAPADVAPAAPTDVPLNTENSAPELAASAPSSSAAPAASAPSTPAPSIPAQPATGDMSQSAMVPATPAEQSPIAESQALVMRFNADCWLEVTDASGKKLFSGLQHNGGSLNLSGQAPYSLKIGAPAAVQIQFQGKPVDLSRFVRSNQVARLTLAAE
- the ispG gene encoding flavodoxin-dependent (E)-4-hydroxy-3-methylbut-2-enyl-diphosphate synthase translates to MHNAAPITRRKSKRIYVGKVPVGDGAPIAVQSMTNTRTTDVEATVNQIKSLERVGVDIVRVSVPTMDAAEAFKLIKQQVDVPLVADIHFDYRIALKVAEYGVDCLRINPGNIGNEERIRAVVDCARDKNIPIRIGVNGGSLEKDLQEKYGEPTPEALLESAMRHVDILDRLNFDQFKVSVKASDVFLAVQSYRLLAARIDQPLHLGITEAGGARSGAVKSAIGLGMLLSEGIGDTLRISLAANPIEEVKVGFDILKSLRIRSRGINFIACPTCSRQEFDVIGTVNALEQRLEDIITPMDVSIIGCVVNGPGEALVSTIGVTGGHNKSGFYEDGVRQRERFDNEQMIDQLEAKIRAKASMMDESQRITVNLIDK
- the hisS gene encoding histidine--tRNA ligase, whose protein sequence is MAKNIQAIRGMNDYLPADTALWQRIENSLKQVLSSYGYSEIRTPIVEQTSLFKRAIGEVTDVVEKEMYTFEDRNGDSLTLRPENTASCVRAGIEHGILYNQEQRLWYCGPMFRHERPQKGRYRQFHQMGCEVFGLQGPDIDAELILLTARWWRVLGISQHVNLELNSIGSLEARAIYREALIAFLEQHKDQLDEDCRRRMYTNPLRVLDSKNAQVQTLLNDAPVLTDYLDDESRIHFESLCELLTQAGIPYTVNPRLVRGLDYYNRTVFEWVTNSLGAQGTVCAGGRYDGMVEQLGGHATPSVGFAMGLERLVLLVQSINPEFKALPVVDVYLISSGDGTQIAAMKLAETLRDALPQLKLMTNYGGGNFKKQFARADKWGARIALVLGENEVAAGQVVIKNLSNGEQDTLAQADVAARLATLLD
- a CDS encoding YfgM family protein, whose product is MEVYSTENEQVDALRRFFIENGKALAVGVVLGVGALIGWRFWLNHQSNSAMQSSALYQQISDRLAEGKTEDVASAEKFSAENKNSYGVLASLELARHYVDQKDFAKAEQQLVQAQSQTKDADLLSLVNLRLARVQLQENKVDDALKTLDAIKLDGWVALAAEVRGDALVSKGDNQAAREAYNKGLDANPPQALQAFLRMKLNNLSS
- the bamB gene encoding outer membrane protein assembly factor BamB gives rise to the protein MQLRKTLLVGLVSVALLSGCSLFNSEEDVVTMSPLPTVENQFTPTKVWSRSVGSGVGSFYSNLQPAWQDNRVFAADRKGTVKALDLNNGTEIWHTDLSEKAGFFSRTPALLSGGVAVAGNHIYIGSEKARVFALNAEDGTPVWQTNVAGEVLSRPVSSDGVVLIHTSNGMLQALDETDGAIKWTVNLDMPTLSLRGESAPVTAYGAAIVGGDNGRVNAVLINQGQLIWQQRISQPSGATEIDRLNDVDTTPVVAGELVYALGYNGNMTALDLRSGQILWKRELGSVHDFIVDGDRIYLVDQNDRVVALNTNGGVNLWRQSDLLHRNLTAPVLYNGYLVVGDAEGYLHWLNTADGRFVAQQKVDSSGFLSKPVIASDKLLIQAKNGEVYAFTR
- the der gene encoding ribosome biogenesis GTPase Der, whose product is MIPVVALVGRPNVGKSTLFNRLTRTRDALVADFPGLTRDRKYGRAEVEGHEFIIIDTGGIEGTEDGVETRMAGQSLVAIEEADIVLFMVDARAGLMPADQSIAQHLRSRQKATFLVANKTDGIDPDTVIGDFYSLGLGEIYPIAASHGRGVTSLLEKVLLPFAEEDESEPVELTEEEENAAYWAEQLADEQAADDAEAEEDDFDPETLPIKLAIVGRPNVGKSTLTNRILGEERVVVYDMPGTTRDSIYIPMVRDEREYVLIDTAGVRKRGKVTDTVEKFSVIKTLQAIENANVVMLVIDAREGISDQDLSLLGFILNSGRSLVIVVNKWDGLSQEVRDQVKETLDLRLGFIDFARVHFISALHGSGVGNLFESVLEAYTCATRRVGTSMLTRIMQMAADDHQPPLVRGRRVKLKYAHAGGYNPPIVVIHGNQVKDLPDSYKRYLMNYYRRSLQVMGTPIRIQFKEGENPFADKRNTLTPNQLRKRKRLMKHIKKSK
- a CDS encoding AEC family transporter; the encoded protein is MSWENWSFAFNVTVPNLLMLLLGVGLRKLKILNDDFCDSAMRLVFNVSLPCLLFFSVAANHQSIMEQLPLVIYGVIGTLLTYLLLEFAAVYVVKEPTERGIFVQGGFRSNTGIMGLAFAMSAYGNEGVAVGSMYLLVTVIMFNVLSVITLTRSLKRTTDGRGIGTLALLKSIVTNPLIISLLAGLCYSKSGWPVPPVIQQTGSFIAALSLPLALLCAGVSLDWRMIFRSSNVAALSSLAKLLVVPGILTLGGWLVGFRGVTLGVIFLFSATPTAAGSYAMTRAMGGNPTLAANIIGLTTAGSFFVIALGVYFLRSLDVI
- a CDS encoding zinc ribbon domain-containing protein, whose amino-acid sequence is MEVVCPRCHGAMNWKNDNRFYCPNCQQDYLREARCPECQQPLQELKACGAVDYFCQRGHGLISKKRVVFSLHKR